From one Humulus lupulus chromosome 8, drHumLupu1.1, whole genome shotgun sequence genomic stretch:
- the LOC133796244 gene encoding uncharacterized protein LOC133796244 codes for MLNPIISLFSKELLTGENFPKLKSNINIVLIGDNSKFVMTEVCADVPGDLSSRESREKYERLLTTNNKDKAYMLASMSDTLRTKLEDVKIAYEIMEQLQEMFGHKSRQARFEAKKKYANVRMAPGMHVHDHFIKKMNYFQKAKLHGATIDEETQVALILNSLVSIFLQFTTNYLLKN; via the coding sequence atgTTGAATCCCATTATCTCCCTTTTCTCCAAGGAACTTCTCACTGGAGAGAATTTTCCCAAATTGAAGTCAAACATAAACATTGTGTTGATCGGCGACAACTCCAAGTTTGTTATGACTGAAGTTTGTGCTGACGTCCCTGGTGATTTATCTTCAAGAGAATCAAGGGAGAAGTACGAGCGTTTGCTCACTACCAACAACAAAGACAAGGCGTACATGCTAGCTAGCATGTCGGACACACTAAGGACGAAGCTGGAGGATGTCAAAATTGCCTATGAAATCATGGAGCAGCTTCAGGAAATGTTCGGACACAAATCTAGACAAGCTCGTTTCGAGGCAAAGAAGAAGTATGCTAATGTCAGGATGGCGCCTGGAATGCATGTTCATGATCACTTCATCAAGAAGATGAACTACTTTCAAAAGGCCAAATTGCACGGAGCCACCATAGACGAGGAAACTCAAGTAGCGCTTATTCTGAATAGTCTAGTTTCCATTTTTCTTCAATTCACCACCAACTACTTACTAAAAAACTGA